The following proteins are encoded in a genomic region of Zonotrichia leucophrys gambelii isolate GWCS_2022_RI unplaced genomic scaffold, RI_Zleu_2.0 Scaffold_161_106799, whole genome shotgun sequence:
- the EXOSC4 gene encoding exosome complex component RRP41, with protein MAGLELVSDAGFRADGRRPDELRKVRARLGVLARADGSAYLEQGNTKVLAAVYGPHEVRGSRAKAPPDRALLSVRCSSAPFAGGGERRRRPAQGGTDRRSGERALLLRGVLEGAVLSQLYPRSQIDVHVQVLQADGGELGASVSAAGLALLDAGVALRGAVVAGSAGLAEPPAGPPVALSDLSAAEEAAGGPRLAVATVAGSGQLALCQLSARLHQERLRPVLDAAQAACQGLHAVLDSVVRARLRQDTAMEH; from the exons ATGGCGGGACTGGAGCTGGTGTCGGACGCGGGGTTCCGGGCGGACGGGCGGCGGCCGGACGAGCTTCGCAAGGTGCGGGCCCGGCTCGGGGTGCTGGCCCGGGCCGACGGCTCGGCCTACCTGGAGCAGGGCAACACCAAAGTGCTGGCGGCCGTGTACGGCCCGCACGAG GTTCGGGGGTCCCGGGCCAAGGCCCCACCGGACCGGGCGCTGCTCAGTGTCCGCTGCAGCTCGGCCCCGTTCGCGGGGGGCGGCGAGCGGCGCCGGCGGCCGGCGCAGGGCGGGACGGACCGGAGATCGGGGGAGCgagcgctgctgctgcggggcGTGCTGGAGGGAGCCGTGCTCAGCCAGCTCTATCCTCGCTCCCAGATCGACGTGCACGTACAG GTTCTCCAGGCCGATGGCGGTGAGCTCGGTGCCAGTGTCAGTGCAGCAGGACTGGCGCTGCTGGACGCTGGCGTGGCGCTGCGTGGGGCTGTGGTGGCCGGGTCAGCCGGGCTGGCCGAGCCCCCGGCTGGGCCCCCGGTGGCCCTGAGTGACCTGAGCGCGGCCGAGGAGGCGGCCGGaggccccaggctggccgtggcCACGGTGGCGGGCAGCGGGCAGCTggccctgtgccagctcagcgCCCGCCTGCACCAGGAGCGGCTGCGGCCAGTGCTGGACGCTGCCCAGGCCgcctgccaggggctgcacgCCGTGCTGGACAGCGTGGTGAGGGCCAGGCTGCGCCAGGACACCGCCATGGAGCACTGA